The Deltaproteobacteria bacterium nucleotide sequence TCGACTCGCGGTGCATCGTAGATGACGTGGCCGATCTCGGGGAATCCGGCCGGCTGGAAGCGGTCCAATTCAGCGACCGGCTGCAGGCGCGCTTTGAGCACCATTCGCAATGGTCCGTCGTCAGCGATGAGTCTCTCAAGATCGAACGACTTTGCTTCAGGCATGACGTGTTCCTCCTTGGATCTGTGATCGTGTGGGGCGCAGCCAACGGCGAACCAAGAGATCAGCTCGCTCATAGTCAGAGCTCGGAATAAGCAGGCTGGCGAGAAATCGAGCGGGATCGTGCACGCGCACCTCGGCGTGCTGGGTGGCGAGTTGAGCCCTCGTCATGGAGTAACGGCTCCGCGCATGATTGATGGCCGAAGTCACATGGCCCACTCGCAGCAAGGCGACCAGCCGGCGAGCCGCAGCGGGCGTTCGCGCTGCGGTCTCCTTGGCGAGTAGGTCGCGCTGGCCGCTCATGACCGGGCGCTCGTCCAGCAGCGGCAGGAGCAACCCGTGGAGCGCAAGCAGGCCATTCACCGGAATCTCTTGCTGCGTGCCTAGCCACCTAGGGCGATGCCCGGCCCATCGCCAGTCGAGCAGCGCGAGACGCGACAACCACGAACTCAGCGCGGGCTCATCGACGGCCCCTGACAGCCATGCATCGACTTCGGAAGGGCTCGCGTACCACCCCTCGCGTCGTGCAAACACTTCGCCCTTCTCGTGGCGCTCGTGCGTTTCGAGATCCAGCGTGAGCCGGTCTATCACGCGAACGAGGTTCGCCGTCAGGTCTTGCTTGCTCCAGACCCACGTGAACGGCGGTGCTTTCGGCACCGCGTATGAGCCGTCTCGATTCGCCGTAACTCCGAAACGGTACAACGCGAAGGGGCGTGCCGCTGGGAAGCTCGACACGATAGCGGCGGCAATGCGCGCCTCGGTCGAAGCGGTCTCCCCGATGAGCACCCGCAGCCAGCCTAGGGGAAGAGGCGACCAGCGAACACCGGCTTCTCGAAACGTGCGGTTGCGGTCCACGCGATCGAGTGCAGTTACTATGGCGTCCGCGAGCGCACGCGCTCGCAGCGCATCATCCGGAACAGCTGCCAAGTGCACCGCGGCTGCTTCTATTGGCCCGCGCAACCCTTGATACCGCCAACGATTGCCCTTCTTGATATCGCGCGGGAGCCGGTTCAGCAGGGCGACTGCGCGCTCCAGCGCGCGAGCGCTTGCGTCGCCATGATGCGCCGCAACGACTGATGCTGCAGATATCGGCGAGGCGAGATGGCGCACACGGTCCCGGTGCGGCGTCGTGTCAGTGGATGCTGGCCGGTCCCGCGGTACGGCGATGCGACCGAGCAGACGTGGCTCGAAGGTGTTGCCGCTCGTCGTGGCCCCGAGTGCGAAACGAATGAAGCAGGAGATGCCCGCGTCCGTTCCGCGGCGCAGGATCGCAGCAGCGAAGGCGGCTGGAGTCACTGCTCCGCGCCCATCGATTTCGGCTCGACCACGCGTGAAGATCGCCTCAACCTCAACAACGCTCGCCGGGCGGCTCCAAATTGGAGCCCACACCTCGCCGCGATCTCGACCCGCTTCCCCGGGCGTTGCCGCCGCAGCCGGTCCAGTCACAAACGGGAACGCACCTTGTGTTCTTGTCCGCGCTCCGAGCCGCCGGGAAGCGCCACCGGCGAAGAACTCCAACCCCTCGCAGGCAAGTACCATCGCCCAAGGAGAGATCTGGCCCTCGCGAGCTGAAGCCTGACCCGAATTGAATAGCTTGTTCGCATCGCTGAACCAGGATGCGGCCTGGAGCTTTTCCAGGAGGAAGGAAACCGGCTTGCCGGTCAACCAGGCTTCCAGCTCTCGAAAGGGAGCGTCTGACGCTGCGGTGACGGAGGCCTTCTCCCTTGCGGCTTTCGGAGCGGAGCCTTTGGATGCCACCTGGTTCTGCAGCGCGGATTTCGCCTTCTCCCAGCCGTCTGCGAACTTCCGTTTACCAGCATTTCCTCCGCTACCGAGAAGCGGATTGAAGAAGAGTCTTGTCGCGGCAACAATGTGAGCATCGAGCCGGTGCAGTGAATCCTCATTTGCCGCCGATCGCCACAATGCAACCGGCCGCCTGCTCTTCGCCTTGGTGCTCTTCTTCTGTTCCTCCTGCCAGGATAGTTCGTATGCGGTCCAGCTTCCCTCGCAGGCTATCTTAAGCAGGTGGTTCCCGAGTTCGTCGAGGGTTTCGGCTCCACCGACAAGGCAGGGAATGTCATCGCGCCAAGCGAGACGCGCTCTCGGCCAACACCGTGCGACAACACGGAGCAGTCCAAGCGATGCGAGATAGTTCCCAAGACTGGTCGGGCGCAGACCTGGCAGATTAACAGCAACCAGTTGCGTTGCAGGGTGTGTTGAAACGCTAGCCATTCTTCAGCTTCTCGCTCGGCTTCGCGCAGCGACTTGGCTGTTCGCTCGCTCGCCAGTCCGCAATTCGTACGAGCGCCTCAAGGTATGCAAGGTTGAACGGTCCAAGAGATCGCGGCTCATCGCGGGCCTCCTCGATAGAGGGAGCGCCGTCTTGCCATGAGCCGAGCACGTCCGCCACGATCTCGGTCCATCCGGGCCCGCTCATCGTGAAGTGCTTGCCATCATCCGCCCACTCGCCAGCTGCTCCATCAGCCGTCACGGAGAAGTCGAGAGGCCAACGCTCGCCCAGCACTTCGACTGCGTCGACCGCGAGAGTCAGGCCGAACACGTCGTCACCCGCGCGCGTCGTGGAGCGCATAACCGTGCGAACCTTCCCATGATGCGTGGCAGCCAGGTAGACCGCGAGGATCGGAAACGGTTTCGGGTCGCAGGAGGTCCGGTAGCGGTGCCACATGGCCAGGGCTGAGGCGGCCTCGTGGCGGAGTCCCGGACGGAATGGAACGAAGCCCGCCCACCGAACACCGGTCAGCGAGCGTATTCGATCGAGCGTCTCACGACTTGGCGTGGTCTCAACTGCCCACCGCAAGCGGAGAGCATCCCTGCGCAACTCATCAGGTAGACGTACCGCTGTGCCAATGTGCGCCGGAACATTCTTCGCGATAGCGCTTGCGACTCTCGCGGACGCATCGACGCCCACCACTCGCGGGCATTTGGCAAGCACTCTCGCCATGCCTTCCTCGCGCCCTGGCAGCCGCTCCTGCCACGCAGGGTGGGCTTTGCCGAGGTCGTGAAGCCCTGCGGCAGCAACGACGGCGGCAGCCAAGTCGGTGCGAAGCTCTATCGCGTCGCAGAGCGCTCGGGCCTCGTTGCGTGCGTCGTCGAGATGATCGCGAAGATCGGCCCAGTAGCCTGTCTCTGTACGCGGATCATCTTTCATGGTCCGGCCCGCACCCGGCGGGTCGAGGTCGTTCAAGCGGCTCCGCCTATCGGCTGTCCATCCGCGCTCGGGTTCGTAACCGCCGGCAGATCCCTGCAGCATCAATCGCATCCCGGGTCGGACGTCATCAGCGCGGGCCGATTCCCAGCGACCGACCTGATCGTTCCATGCCCACGCGAGCGAACGCGTGGCTTGCAGGAACTTTGACAGCTCCCACATCGGCACGGGACAGCCCTCCTCTGGACGAAAGGCGGGGCCAGTTTGTTCCTCGTCGGGCGGGGACCCCTTGCTGGACCATGCCCGCCAGAACACGGTAACGTCAGCCTCAGGGTCGTCGCCTCGCACAAAGGCGCTCACGTCAGTGAATCCACCGAAGACATCCGGCTCGGTGGAGAACAGCCCGTGCACGTCGACGGCCCGTGGAAGCGGCGTTAGCGCCGGTTGCAACGCCTTGTTGAGTTCAGCGGCATGCTTGCCTTGGGCCAAGGTCTCCAGAGCTTCGCGCGCGGATTGCTTTGCCGATAGCAGGGTAAGCGCCTCAACAAGCCGCAGACCCAGCATGACTTGCTCAGCATTGTACGGGCCGATACGCGTTGCGCCGTCCTTCCCCTTTGCTTTGCTCCCGCCTGCGAACCAAACGTAGGCTTGGGCGTGTTGGCCTCGCCCGTCACGGTTCAGTCGGCCGAGTCGCTGCACCATAGAGGGCCACGGGGCGCATTCACTCCACAAGCGATGAGCTGAGATATCAACACCGGCCTCGATCACCTGCGTGCACACGCACACCAGTCCGGGGTCGTCGGGTATTGCAGTCCCAGGTACGGCCTTCCTGCGTTCCTCAAACGCCAGCAGCCTCTGCTCGTGCGCCTGTCTGTCTACCGCTCGAAACCGAGACGTGAGCAGGATCTTTGGTATCGGATCGCAGGACAATGCTGCGAAGACTGCCTGAGCGAAGGACACGGTATTGCAAACGACCAGAGAAAGCGTACCGGGCTGGTGTTGCTCGACCACCTGCTCCGCAAGCCATTGGTCCAACGGCGGTGCCTTGTTCCCAGAGGGAGGCGCCAACACTTCGACCGGACGGCGAGCATCGCGCAGCTGCTCGAACCGGTGCCGCACTGCGCCGTCCGTCGTGGCTGGTAGCTCCCATTCCATGTGGTACGGTTCGACTTCGTGTAGGGCGTCTGCCCGCCGGTCCGTGGTGCTCAGGAATGAAGCCCCTACAGTCGCGCTCATCCAGGTCGTCGGGCAATCTCGAAGAACCTGGAACCGGCGCTGACGCATCCAGTCTAGCTGCGCTGTCGTCCAGAGGCCGGGGCCCATGAGCTGGACCTCGTCGACAATCCAACGGCAGTCAACGTTCAGCAGCCCGAAGTGAACTGGCCACTCGAAGCGGCTCATCGAATAGCCGCGATTCAGCGCGCGCGACAGCAGCATGTCCTGCGTACCTACCAGTACCCACGGCTCTTCT carries:
- the csx17 gene encoding type I-U CRISPR-associated protein Csx17; protein product: MASVSTHPATQLVAVNLPGLRPTSLGNYLASLGLLRVVARCWPRARLAWRDDIPCLVGGAETLDELGNHLLKIACEGSWTAYELSWQEEQKKSTKAKSRRPVALWRSAANEDSLHRLDAHIVAATRLFFNPLLGSGGNAGKRKFADGWEKAKSALQNQVASKGSAPKAAREKASVTAASDAPFRELEAWLTGKPVSFLLEKLQAASWFSDANKLFNSGQASAREGQISPWAMVLACEGLEFFAGGASRRLGARTRTQGAFPFVTGPAAAATPGEAGRDRGEVWAPIWSRPASVVEVEAIFTRGRAEIDGRGAVTPAAFAAAILRRGTDAGISCFIRFALGATTSGNTFEPRLLGRIAVPRDRPASTDTTPHRDRVRHLASPISAASVVAAHHGDASARALERAVALLNRLPRDIKKGNRWRYQGLRGPIEAAAVHLAAVPDDALRARALADAIVTALDRVDRNRTFREAGVRWSPLPLGWLRVLIGETASTEARIAAAIVSSFPAARPFALYRFGVTANRDGSYAVPKAPPFTWVWSKQDLTANLVRVIDRLTLDLETHERHEKGEVFARREGWYASPSEVDAWLSGAVDEPALSSWLSRLALLDWRWAGHRPRWLGTQQEIPVNGLLALHGLLLPLLDERPVMSGQRDLLAKETAARTPAAARRLVALLRVGHVTSAINHARSRYSMTRAQLATQHAEVRVHDPARFLASLLIPSSDYERADLLVRRWLRPTRSQIQGGTRHA
- a CDS encoding DEAD/DEAH box helicase, whose product is MTARFETFFCDVTTFAPYPWQEQVATQGLPTVLSVPTGLGKTEGAVLAWAWRRLVKQDANEPRHLIYCLPMRVLVQQTRERLEQCCHRLRNKQGLNVSVYTLMGGDVDEEWVSHPEEPWVLVGTQDMLLSRALNRGYSMSRFEWPVHFGLLNVDCRWIVDEVQLMGPGLWTTAQLDWMRQRRFQVLRDCPTTWMSATVGASFLSTTDRRADALHEVEPYHMEWELPATTDGAVRHRFEQLRDARRPVEVLAPPSGNKAPPLDQWLAEQVVEQHQPGTLSLVVCNTVSFAQAVFAALSCDPIPKILLTSRFRAVDRQAHEQRLLAFEERRKAVPGTAIPDDPGLVCVCTQVIEAGVDISAHRLWSECAPWPSMVQRLGRLNRDGRGQHAQAYVWFAGGSKAKGKDGATRIGPYNAEQVMLGLRLVEALTLLSAKQSAREALETLAQGKHAAELNKALQPALTPLPRAVDVHGLFSTEPDVFGGFTDVSAFVRGDDPEADVTVFWRAWSSKGSPPDEEQTGPAFRPEEGCPVPMWELSKFLQATRSLAWAWNDQVGRWESARADDVRPGMRLMLQGSAGGYEPERGWTADRRSRLNDLDPPGAGRTMKDDPRTETGYWADLRDHLDDARNEARALCDAIELRTDLAAAVVAAAGLHDLGKAHPAWQERLPGREEGMARVLAKCPRVVGVDASARVASAIAKNVPAHIGTAVRLPDELRRDALRLRWAVETTPSRETLDRIRSLTGVRWAGFVPFRPGLRHEAASALAMWHRYRTSCDPKPFPILAVYLAATHHGKVRTVMRSTTRAGDDVFGLTLAVDAVEVLGERWPLDFSVTADGAAGEWADDGKHFTMSGPGWTEIVADVLGSWQDGAPSIEEARDEPRSLGPFNLAYLEALVRIADWRASEQPSRCAKPSEKLKNG